The following proteins come from a genomic window of Leishmania major strain Friedlin complete genome, chromosome 3:
- a CDS encoding hypothetical protein (previous protein_id=AAM69028.1), with amino-acid sequence MYGVTRYLRYIAGVGGSGGMGGISSTGTSSSGGDLRGPAISYRNSLQIADAFQPVQHRNQWPFDHVLIDVSFFANSLGYLTRDLVGHERDCETVKNVHRQLQTVILRRLQPRKSLAFLLDGSEPLWMLEHRRLFPGRRYDSRVYRSCASPMPYLLEEKLRGTAMEQRTPPSEAVISGPATPGLAEGKISAYLLDLATRTLRPPTFPPLSDSTVTAKDTVCLVGGPELAWLAVGMTPFRNITSVTLQQGELKSCSLQESMEWMRLAHLLKAAPEQVNGDGGEALALQRRLAAVRTDLVLLDLLANGHPTTGLPQVLATPFADVLDAYVDMEKEQHSAAAPSAPQNVGRLRSVLFDEEPVTGVHLEQPSLRLRLVSLQQLLVRIVRALSGAHVGLPAGNRPTPHAATLLEMTLQTHGLLCGGGVPSQAWSPTPDPADASSGGSSTAALNGTVLLDKFPRLSAEMLLQHVTYLLSNEAKQRTANAADGAGEGSDSIYLSPQRTRHFGLTGVETLLLSATQAEQVNQVLPLYVRGHTLPDEVASDITQTRNIHEAVRKTQRVLSRVLQQASQELASQSGSGTAAVDDAGHNGPHPALAHLPSHLFVRTAGARGPPPGWEYYGVHLGIKAEAMNVRYNLNASDTATLHLIDSSGSSNSGGVTATAGSEVGAESTRSGMPG; translated from the coding sequence ATGTACGGCGTGACACGGTACTTGCGCTACATCGCCGGCGtaggcggcagcggtgggatGGGGGGTatcagcagcaccggcaccagcagcagtggtggtgaTCTACGCGGTCCCGCAATCAGCTATCGCAACTCCCTCCAAATCGCCGATGCCTTTcagccggtgcagcaccgcaaTCAGTGGCCCTTCGATCACGTGCTCATCGACGTCTCCTTCTTCGCCAACTCCCTCGGGTACCTCACACGCGACCTGGTCGGCCACGAACGCGACTGCGAAACAGTGAAGAATGTCCACCGACAGCTGCAGACCGTCatcctgcgccgcctccagccgcGCAAGAGCCTCGCATTCCTGCTAGACGGCAGCGAGCCGCTCTGGATGCTCGAGCATCGACGCCTCTTCCCTGGCCGACGGTACGACTCCAGGGTCTATCGTAGCTGTGCCTCGCCGATGCCCTACCTGCTGGAAGAGAAACTCCGCGGCACGGCCATGGAGCAGCGCACCCCGCCCTCGGAGGCCGTCATCAGCGGTCCAGCCACCCCCGGACTGGCAGAGGGCAAGATAAGTGCGTATCTGCTGGACCTTGCAACCCGCACTCTCCGGCCTCCGACGTTCCCGCCGCTCTCCGACTCCACGGTCACGGCGAAGGACACAGTCTGCCTGGTCGGCGGGCCCGAGCTCGCTTGGTTGGCTGTTGGTATGACGCCGTTTCGCAACATCACGAgcgtgacgctgcagcaggggGAGCTGAAGAGCTGCTCGCTGCAGGAATCGATGGAGTGGATGCGGCTGGCTCACCTGCTGAAGGCGGCGCCAGAGCAGGTgaacggcgacggtggcgaggcgttggcgctgcagcggcgcctggCCGCTGTCCGTACGGATCTAGTTCTACTCGACCTTCTGGCCAATGGTCATCCCACTACAGGGCTGCCGCAGGTGCTGGCTACGCCGTTCGCGGACGTGCTGGACGCGTACGTGGATATGGAGAAGGAACAgcacagcgccgcagcgccaagcGCGCCGCAGAACGTCGGGCGCCTTCGTAGCGTATTATTCGACGAAGAGCCCGTCACAGGCGTGCACCTTGAGCAGCCAAGTCTGCGACTGCGCTTAGTgtccctgcagcagctgctcgtgcgcATCGTGCGGGCGTTGTCCGGAGCCCACGTTGGTCTGCCAGCCGGCAaccgccccaccccccacgCGGCCACGCTGCTGGAGATGACGCTGCAGACACACGGGCTGctctgcggtggcggcgtgccGTCTCAAGCGTGGAGCCCCACGCCCGATCCGGCAGATGCCTCgagtggcggcagcagcaccgccgccttgaACGGCACCGTGCTTCTGGACAAGTTCCCGAGGCTGTCGGCGGAGATGCTCCTACAGCACGTGACTTACCTCCTCAGCAACGAAGCGAAGCAGCGAACGGCGAACGCGGCTGACGGTGCcggcgagggcagcgacaGCATCTACCTGAGCCCGCAGCGCACACGGCACTTTGGGCTGACCGGCGTCGAGACGCTCCTCCTCAGCGCAACGCAGGCAGAGCAGGTGAACCAAGTATTGCCCTTGTACGTTCGCGGCCACACCCTTCCTGACGAGGTGGCGTCGGACAtcacgcagacacgcaacATCCACGAGGCCGTGCGCAAGACGCAGCGGGTGCTCAgtcgcgtgctgcagcaggccagTCAGGAACTGGCCAGTCAATCTGGCagtggcaccgccgcggtcGATGATGCTGGCCACAATGGTCCGCACCCCGCTCTCGCCCATCTTCCGTCGCACTTGTTTGtgcgcaccgccggcgcTCGCGGGCCACCGCCGGGGTGGGAGTACTACGGCGTGCACCTTGGCATCAAGGCAGAGGCCATGAACGTGCGGTACAACCTCAACGCATCTGACacggcgacgctgcaccTCATTGACAGCAGCGgtagcagcaacagcggtggcgtcacCGCGACTGCAGGGAGCGAGGTTGGTGCGGAGTCGACCCGCAGTGGCATGCCCGGCTGA
- a CDS encoding conserved hypothetical protein (previous protein_id=AAM69029.1) — MSFRYTNHLVATLKHRLFLEAAHRQLVRQTFTGVCNGIEVTCTAYGSVVGIRMLDRAVWEPHYQVAADNKSEAAAATPTAPAAASPSRPSSSSSSSSTASGKTGIDLVKLSASIQAATWQAIQKVRAAKEETHSRSLRRNPQVLAEARLRDWYEQDANTLHPRPFDGLKNLEATEWMQAVRFGVPQPARYRRPNAAPKDLGEGGDGAHTDQKPRETITVLRDEDCDPANIPIGSVHPLFAPGLLQLEVDPNVATNGGSRVDEFFVLSEQRKEMRRDEEAFWERVELIRRSQLATIPKGGVKRGYADMADTVQDSIEEKVQLRFTQ; from the coding sequence ATGTCATTCCGCTACACGAACCATCTCGTGGCAACCCTGaagcaccgcctcttcctcgaAGCGGCGCACCGGCAGCTGGTTCGCCAAACCTTCACCGGCGTCTGCAATGGCATTGAGGTAACCTGCACCGCGTACGGCTCCGTGGTGGGGATACGGATGCTTGATCGCGCGGTCTGGGAGCCGCACTACCAGGTCGCGGCAGACAACAAGtccgaggcagcagcagcaacaccaacagcaccagccgccgcctctccatCGCgcccctcgtcgtcgtcctcctcctcctccaccgcgaGCGGTAAGACAGGGATCGACCTGGTAAAGCTGTCCGCCAGCATCCAGGCTGCCACGTGGCAGGCGATACAGAAAGTGCGAGCCGCGAAGGAGGAAACACACAGCCGCTCGCTTCGCCGAAACCCGCAGGTGCTCGCGGAGGCGAGGCTGCGCGACTGGTATGAGCAAGACGCCAACACGCTGCACCCGCGGCCCTTCGATGGCCTGAAGAACCTCGAGGCAACGGAGTGGATGCAGGCAGTGCGCTTCGGCGTGCCTCAGCCGGCGCGCTACCGGCGCCCCAATGCGGCACCCAAAGACCTGGGGGAaggtggcgatggcgcgcacacggacCAGAAGCCGCGCGAGACGATCACGGTGCTACGGGACGAGGACTGCGACCCTGCCAACATCCCGATCGGCTCCGTCCATCCGCTCTTCGCACCTggtctgctgcagctcgagGTGGACCCTAACGTTGCAACgaacggcggcagccgcgttGATGAGTTTTTTGTGCTGAGCGAGCAGCGGAAGGAGATGCGGCGTGATGAGGAGGCTTTCTGGGAGCGTGTCGAGCTCATCCGCCGCAGCCAACTTGCCACGATCCCGAAGGGTGGCGTGAAACGTGGCTACGCAGACATGGCTGATACGGTGCAGGACAGCATCGAAGAgaaggtgcagctgcgcttcACACAGTGA
- a CDS encoding conserved hypothetical protein (previous protein_id=AAM69030.1), producing MLRRTLHCCTAVRHTSVPSFMQHPVEMAFYFPRFHPDTHVNAAGIPELIDAVGLMTRHSRSSRAESTASASTSAAESAMSRALPPTRWTTTVSATAQPTTDASVVEAQKDNAKSLLLLERGIDILNSVGGVRNPTVANLLRPLYAARFEMLNGSEHLPRSEYAKRMHVHKAILQQAAPLLYYDAWDKSDVHQLDTSCVLVGHFMKAFCALHPRPFHPVAAPATSGGAGSSQASSTTTTASSSSSSNSNSNVTSSSSAQSTPKGAFNPAEWKMAVGDDGEGAYLTLSIVQDRVEELLRLATAAYDKHGSTHPELRWLRPKLLVLKGLLTIPLTGHLLHAQRCIEEAAHYVDALTKRTNLLLDGLKERTHEPELGLYMLLQAEIAARVFDWDVAPGQVDGDVVNMFTDAAGYYADPPNTTLDGDAIMSERKLAEQRFEVEAYACCLRSYAAFLLGASRPEATSTRDSPVFLAKQLFSLNPLLTVATSSSLIFSDVRNVSELPLDMCRRRTGEALDRALKLNRMLYPDFRQNAPAAATLMTMACMYADTRDYLYATGLFESANKAVTYNFGDTSLEHVFLQKLRYEFLAGVGSEQEAKTASHEVVHLLKRIDALPC from the coding sequence ATGCTACGCCGAACGCTGCACTGTTGCACGGCTGTGCGACACACAAGTGTACCGTCCTTTATGCAGCACCCGGTCGAGATGGCCTTCTACTTCCCACGCTTCCACCCCGACACGCACGTCAACGCGGCAGGTATACCGGAGCTGATCGACGCCGTCGGGCTAATGACGCGGCATTCGCGGTCATCTCGTGCGGAGAGCACCGCATCCGCCTCCACTTCGGCCGCGGAGAGCGCCATGTCGCGTGCGCTACCGCCGACTCGGTGGACGACGACCGTCTCAGCGACCGCGCAGCCCACGACGGATGCCTCCGTGGTCGAGGCGCAGAAAGACAACGCGAAGAGCCTcttgctgctggagcgcggCATCGACATCCTCAACAGCGTCGGCGGGGTGCGCAACCCCACGGTGGCGAACCTTCTCCGCCCCCTCTACGCCGCCCGCTTCGAGATGCtcaacggcagcgagcaccTGCCCCGCTCTGAGTATGCGAAGCGCATGCACGTGCACAAGGCCATCCTCCAGCAAGCCGCTCCGCTGCTCTACTACGACGCCTGGGACAAGTCTGATGTGCACCAGCTCGACACGTCCTGTGTTTTGGTCGGCCACTTCATGAAGGCATTCTGCGCGCTGCATCCGCGTCCCTTCCACCCCGTAGCCGCTCCCGCTaccagcggtggcgccggtTCCTCCCAAgcgtcgtcgacgacgacgaccgccagcagcagcagcagcagcaacagcaacagcaatGTCACATCATCATCGTCGGCACAATCAACACCCAAAGGTGCATTCAACCCGGCCGAGTGGAAGATGGCTGTGGGTGACGATGGAGAGGGTGCGTACCTGACCCTGTCTATTGTCCAAGACCGCGTggaagagctgctgcgcctcgccaccgcggcgTACGACAAGCACGGCAGCACGCACCCGGAGCTGCGCTGGCTGCGGCCGAAGCTGCTGGTTTTGAAGGGGCTGCTCACCATTCCACTCACGGGGCACCTTCTccacgcgcagcggtgcatcgAAGAGGCGGCCCACTACGTCGACGCTCTGACGAAGCGCACGAATCTGCTGCTCGACGGACTGAAGGAGCGCACGCATGAGCCGGAGCTCGGGCTCTacatgctgctgcaggcggagATCGCCGCCCGCGTCTTTGACTGGGATGTGGCGCCTGGCCAGGTCGATGGTGATGTGGTGAATATGTTCACGGACGCCGCGGGCTACTACGCCGACCCGCCAAACACAACGCTAGATGGAGACGCCATCATGTCGGAGCGCAAGCTCGCGGAGCAGCGGTTCGAGGTGGAGGCGTACGCGTGCTGCCTGCGCAGCTACGCAGCCTTCTTGCTCGGCGCGTCGCGACCCGAGGCGACGTCCACGCGCGACTCACCGGTGTTTCTCGCGAAGCAGCTCTTCTCGCTGAACCCGCTGCTCACCGTGGCGACATCGTCTTCGCTCATCTTCAGCGATGTGCGGAACGTGTCGGAGCTCCCCCTGGACatgtgccgtcgccgcaccgGTGAGGCCCTCGATCGAGCCCTCAAGCTGAACCGCATGCTTTACCCCGACTTCCGCCAGAACgcgcccgcggcggcgacgctcaTGACGATGGCATGCATGTACGCGGACACGCGCGACTACCTGTACGCCACAGGGCTCTTCGAGTCAGCGAACAAGGCCGTGACGTACAACTTCGGCGACACCTCGCTCGAGCACGTCTTCCTGCAGAAGTTACGCTATGAGTTTCTCGCGGGTGTGGGGtcgg